Genomic DNA from Archangium lipolyticum:
CGAGCGGAGGCACGGGCATCAGGTTGATGATGCCCCACCCGAAGTTCACCCACATCAACTGCTGGAGGATGATCATCCCCATGTCGCTGCGCGGGGGGACGAGGATGTTGATGCCGAGCATCAGCCCGCCGAAGAGGAAGCCCGTGAAGGGCCCGGCCGCGGAGACGGCCACGTCACGCCAGCGGCTGAGCGCCCGATCGGGGTAGGTGAGCCCGCCCATGGAGTAGAGCTGGATGGCCGCCACCTCGCAGCCCAGGCTCATGGCCATGAGCGCGTGTCCCAGCTCGTGCACCAGGATGGAGATGAAGACGACGCCCACCCAGGACACGAGGATCCGCCAGTCCCGGCCCGCTCCGAACAGGCCGAACATGGCCGTCACCAGCCAGAAGCTCGGCTCGACCACCACGGGGATCCGGCCGAGGTTGAACTGCCAGGTGAAGGGAGAAGATTCAGTGCTCATGTGATTCGAGTTTCAGTTTCTTCGAGAGGACCCGGAAGGAGTTCGACGAGGCCGTGCTGCCCTTTTCATCCACCATTCCGACGTTGAAGGTATTACCAACAGCGTCGATGGTGATTTCCTGCCGGACAAGGCCTTCGGAGAACGGGTTGCTCGGGATGGAGAGGATGGGGGAGCCATCCTGGTAGATGACGATCGTCACGGTCCCCGTGAAGCGCTCGGCGCTCGGACCCCCGGCATGAATCGTGACGGCGAAGGGCTTGCCCTGGAGCTGATCGCCAATCGATTCGATCCAGTAGCTGAGATAGGGGGTGACGGTGTAGGCCTGGGTGAGAGTGGCCTCGCGCCCATCCCCCAGGGAGACCTGGACATCATAGGTATCGACGTCCAACCCCGGGGGCACGGTGCCCTGGAACTGGCCGCGGCCCAGGTAGCGGGCGAGCGGCACCGTCCACGTGCCGATCCGCAACTCGGGCTTCTCGAGCATCCGCGCCGAGCGCGTGTTGAAGTCCACGAGGAAGCGGGGCTCCACGTCGAGCTCCACGATGACGTCCTTGGCCTCGAGGGCGCTCTGCTCGGTGGGGGAGATGGAGAGGATGTGGAAGGAGGGGGGAGGCGCGGGTGGCTCGGCCTCGCACGCACACAGCAGGGCCAGCAGCATGGGCAGGAGCTTCTTCATAACGAGTACCTCACCCCGAGGGACGCGGACAGGCCGCCGAGCTGTGCCTCGATCTGATCCGTTCGTGCGGGAGCGTGGCTGCCGCGCAGCTCGAGCAGGGCGCTCACCGGGCCGAAGCGCCAGGCCGCCTGGGCGGCCAGGAAGCCCATGAAGGTCCGTCCCCGCTGATAGGACTCCTTCTGCGAGTACGGAGTCGTCGTGCGGTGGTCGAAGTACATCGTTCCGCCCCCCGCGCGTCCGGAGATGGAGAGGGGTCCGCGTTCGAAGGCCAGGACGCGCGCGGACAGCATGAGCGGAAGGGCCACCACCCGCGAGTCCAACTCGCCCAGCGGCGACACGGAGGGTCGAGTCCTGGACTGACGCAGCCCCACCTCCGCCTCCAGCGAGAAGCGGCCGCCCAGCGGAGGCAGGCGGTACGCCGCGCCCACCGACACCAGCGGCCCGAGGTTGTCGCCGCCCGCGAAGAAGCCTCCGGCCAGCAGGGTGAAGGACACGTTCTTCCTGTCCAACCACGGCTCCCAGAAGGGAGGCTGGGGCGGAGCCTCCACGGGGGGCGGGCTCTTCACCACCGGTGGCTCCGGGGTGGGGGAGACATGGGCCACGATGGGGGCCAGCACCGGGGCGGTGACGCGTGCCCCGGCGGTGCCGTCCTGCCGGTGGGCCTCCACCACGACGGAGCTCGCCCCGGGCTCCGGCTTCACGCGGAACACGCCCGGAGAGTGCTCCTCCACGCCGCCCCCCCGCACCCGCAGGGACAGCTCCGAGCCCGGGATGGGCTGCTCGCCCAGCACCACCAACCACCCGCTCTTGTCCGGAGGGAGCACGTCGGGGCTGAGGAGCGCGAGCATGGGCCGCTCGGGAGGCACGTCGAGCCGGGTGGTGCGGTTGGTCTGCTGGCCCTTGGCGGTGGCCAGCACGCGCGCCTCGCGCACCCCGGGGGGCACCTCCACGTGCACCTGGGCCTGGCCCTTGCGGTTGGTGCGCACGGGGCCGAAGCGCGTGTCGGCGATCTGCACCACCACCTCGGCGCCCGCGCCCGCGTCGGTGGCCACGTCCAGCACCGTGCGCCCCAGCAGGGGGATGTGCACGGTGGTGACTTCCGGCGGGCCCTCGGGCGTGTCCACCCAGAAGGCGAGCACCGCCAGGAGCGGATAGCGGATGTCCGGAGGAACCCAGCGGTAGGAGTGCACACCGCGGGCGGTGGCGGGCAGCGGCAGGAGGCTGCCCGTGGAGGCCGAGGCCCGGAGCCGGGAGGTGCCGCGCGGCACCGCCACCTGCACGCTCACCGCCATGTCCCGGCCGAGCACCACCTGGGAAGGAGTGGCCGTCACCGGGAACGGAGCCGCCGCCGCGACGGGCGACAGGGCGAGCAGCAGCAGGGTGAGGAGCGGCGCACGCATGGGTAGGAGACGTACCGTCCAGCCTCTCCGGCGCCTCTGTCAACCCTCGGCGGAGCTACCCGGCGAGGGAGCGGCCTCATCCGTCGGCTGTGGCTGTGGCTTGTCCGCTGGGCCCGTAGCTTTCGCGCTGGGCGGCTGGAAGGCGGGCTTCTCGGCGGGGGCGCCGCCGCGGCCGTGCACCAGCGTCTTCGTCTCGGACTTGAAGGTGATGTCCACCTTGTCGCCGCGCACCGCCGTCACCAATCCCAGCCCGAAGGTGGGGTGATGGATGACCTGATCCACCCGGTAGGTGTCCTTGGGGCTGTACTTCGGCGCGTTGGCGATGTCCTTGCCCGCCAGCTGCTCCTCGAAGGTGATGATCACCTTCTCCTCGGAGGACTTGCTCGCCCGGGGGGCACGCGTGGACGAGCCGCTGCTGCTGCTGGCACGCGACGCGGGGCTCGGCCTGTCGGTGGTGCCCGGCGCGGACCGGTAGGCGTGGTCTCCGCCGCAGGTGTTGCAGCGGACTCGGGCGATCTTCGTTCCCACCATCGCGAGGATGGTGTGGGCCAGCGTGAGCTTGCACCGGGTACAGAACGCGTCGACCTCGCCGCCGACCTTTTGGTTGGTCGCCATGGGGTGTGCTTCTCGCTTCTCTCTGTGAGGGGGTTGAAAAAGGGGGGCGGAACATAACGGCAACGCGGGGCGGGGCAAACTCCCTTTATTGGCCGGGGAGTAGGAGCCTGGATGCCTGGGCTGCCTGGGGGCGGAGGGGGGCAGGGAGGCGTAGCCTTTGCTTGTGCCGGGAAGGGGGCCACGTAGAGTAGGGCCCTCCCGTGGCCTCCGAGAACGCACAGAAGGCGGAACAGCCCAAGCCCCCCTCCCTGATCGTCCGGGCCGTGGAGGACGTGGGCCGGGGCGCCATCGCCAATGTCGAGGAGCTGGGCAATCTGGTCACGCTCGGGGCCAACGTGGCCCGCTGGAGCGTGCGCCGGCCCTTCCGGCTGCAGAACCTCTTCTTCCAGCTGGACTTCGTGGGGGTGGGCAGCGTCTTCATCGTCCTGCTCACCGGCCTGTTCACCGGCATGGTGTTCGCCAACCAGTCCTCGCGCGCCTTCGCCATGTTCGACGCGCAGAGCCTGGTGGGCCCCACGGTGGCGCTGGTGCTCACGCGCGAGCTGGCCCCCGTCTTCTCCGCGCTGATGGTCACCATGCGCGCCGGCTCCGCCATGTGCACCGAGCTGGGCACCATGCGCGTCACCGAGCAGGTGGACGCCCTGGAGACCATGGCCGTCAACCCCATCCAGTACCTGCTGGTGCCCCGGGTGCTGGCGGGCCTGTTCATGGTGCCCCTGCTCACGCTGCTCTTCGACACCGCCGGCATCCTCGGGGCCTATGCCGTCTCCGTGGGGACGCAGGGCGTGTCGGCCGGTACCTTCATCTCCCGCACCCAGCAGTGGTTGGATCCCTCGGACGTCTTCGAGGGGCTCATCAAGGGC
This window encodes:
- a CDS encoding Sec-independent protein translocase family protein; translated protein: MATNQKVGGEVDAFCTRCKLTLAHTILAMVGTKIARVRCNTCGGDHAYRSAPGTTDRPSPASRASSSSGSSTRAPRASKSSEEKVIITFEEQLAGKDIANAPKYSPKDTYRVDQVIHHPTFGLGLVTAVRGDKVDITFKSETKTLVHGRGGAPAEKPAFQPPSAKATGPADKPQPQPTDEAAPSPGSSAEG
- a CDS encoding MlaE family ABC transporter permease produces the protein MASENAQKAEQPKPPSLIVRAVEDVGRGAIANVEELGNLVTLGANVARWSVRRPFRLQNLFFQLDFVGVGSVFIVLLTGLFTGMVFANQSSRAFAMFDAQSLVGPTVALVLTRELAPVFSALMVTMRAGSAMCTELGTMRVTEQVDALETMAVNPIQYLLVPRVLAGLFMVPLLTLLFDTAGILGAYAVSVGTQGVSAGTFISRTQQWLDPSDVFEGLIKGAVFGLGVALICCFKGYNASGGAKGVGKATTEAMVTSALSIFILDFIVGVLLH